The nucleotide window TCGGGAAAAAAGTCCGATACAGGGAAGATTTTTCACATTTGTTTGAAAAAATCGGTGGAGAACCTGCGATTACTCCTTCTACGGACGGAAAAGGATTTTCTCTTGATATGATAAAACAGGAGTATCCGAGTTACGGTACAGGAGATTACAGAGAGCCTGCATTTGCTGTTTTGCAGGAAAACGGCAGCAGAATAGTCGACTTTAAATATAAAAGTCATTCAATTAAAAATGAAAAGAAAAAGTTGACGGGATTGCCTGCTGTTTATGCAAATGAAGATGATAAAGTCGAAACATTGGAAATTATTCTTGAAGATGAAGTAATTGATGCAGAACTGATATTAAGTTATTCAATTTTTGAAAAATATTCTGCAATAATGAGAAATGTAAAAATCATAAATAAAGGAAATCAAAAACTGAATATAGAAAAAATAATGAGTGCATCTCTGGATTTGCCCGATTCGGAATATATACTCACACAACTTAGCGGTGCATGGGGAAGAGAAAGATATGTAACAGAACGGGAAATAAAAAGAGGAATAACTGTAATAGACAGTAAAAGAGGGACAAGCAGTGCTTTAAACAATCCTTTTATAAGCCTGAAAAGAAAAAATACTACAGAAACTTCGGGAGAAATAATAGGACTTAATCTTATATACAGTGGAAACTTTTCGACGACAGTAGAAGTAGATCAGTATGATGTTACAAGAGTAAATATAGGAATAAATCATTTTGACTTTAACTGGCTTTTGGAACCGGGTCAAGAATTTCAGTCGCCTGAAGCGGTTCTTGTATACTCCGATGAGGGGATAAACGGAATGAGCCTTACTTTCCATAATTTATATAAAAATAATTTGATAAGAGGAAAATATAAAAATAAAGCAAAACCTGTATTATTGAATAACTGGGAAGGTACGTATTTTAATTTTAACGAGGAAAAGATACTAAAAATAGCTGAAGATGCGAAAAAACTCGGAGTGGAATTATTTGTTCTGGATGACGGATGGTTCGGAACGAGAAATGATGATTTTCAAGGACTTGGAGATTGGGAGCCGAATTTGGAAAAACTTCCTCACGGGATAAAAGGTTTGGCAGAAAAAGTAAATCAAATGGGAATGAAATTCGGATTATGGTTCGAGCCTGAAATGGTAAATAAAAACAGCGATTTATACAGAAAACATCCCGACTGGATAATATCGACTCCCGACAGATTTGAAACGCCGGGAAGACATCAGCACACTCTGGATCTGTCGAGAAAAGAAGTGGCAGATTATGTGTATGAATCTGTTGCACGAAATCTGAGAGAATCAAACATAGAATATGTGAAATGGGATATGAACAGATGTATGACGGAAATATATTCCAAAGGAAGATGTGCATGCAGACAGAAAGAAACGGCTCACAGATATATTTTAGGACTTTATTCGGTACTTGAAAAAATAACACAGGAATTTCCTGATGTACTTTTTGAATCCTGTGCAAGCGGAGGAAACAGATATGATCCCGGAATGCTTTATTATATGCCGCAAACTTGGACAAGTGATAATACCGATGCTGTAGACAGACTGAAAATACAATACGGAACATCTATGGTATATCCTGTACCTTCACCCATGTTTCCATAACTCCGAATCATCAGACTTCAAGAAATACGAGCCTTGATATAAGAGGAAACGTAGCGATGTTCGGTACATTCGGATATGAAATGGATCCGAAAGATTTGAGCGAAGAAGAAAAAGAGAAAGTAAAAGAACAGATAGAAGAATTTAAAAATTATAGAGAGCTTATAGCTGAGGGAGATTTTTACAGGATAAAATCACCTTTTGAAAGTAATGATACAGTTTGGATGATGGTAAGCAAGGATAAAAAAGAAGCATTAGTAGGATATTACAGAAAATCGGTCGAAGTGAACGAAGGATTTAAAAGAGTAAGGCTGACAGGATTAAATGAAAATCTTGATTATACAGTAAATAAGAAAAATAAAGGCACCCTCAATAAAGTCGGAGGAGATGAGCTTATGAATGTCGGACTATTTATAGGAGAAGCAAATACAGAGCATAGAGATATGCAGGGAGATTACTATACTGAACTGTATTATTTGAAAGCCGAGTAATTATTATATTTTTTAAGTAACCTGTTTTATAAAATATTTTTGCCCAAATTGAACTTATGGATAAATTGAGTTCGGTTCGGGTGTTTTAGTGAAGGGATATTTTACAGGAATCCCGATATATAAAAGAAATAACTTCATAATATTGATTTTTAAGGGTTTTAATGGTAAAATATATCTTAAATAAATGTTTGTTTTCTGCTGACCGGAATTTACAGTGCAGAGAACTCTGAAAAGTTATTTTAAAAAATCAGGTATAAAGTAATATATTACAAGGAGGGCATAATGTTAAAAAAATTAGCATTTTTCCTATTGTTTTTAATAGGAATAATATCATTTTCATTGGAAAGTAAGGATTTTAATACACCGCAGGCTGTAATTTACAATACAAATAAAAAAATGCCTGCAAATTTTAGATTTGAAATGGAAGAGGATAATTGGGAAGACACCAATTACATTATTCATGTTATTAAAGACGGAGATAAATATAAAGTGGCATATAGCTATCTGAAAGCAAACTCTCCGAGTTACTATGATAAAGACGGTTATCCGAGACTGGATTTTGTAACGAAAGAATTTGATAAAGTTTATTTTACTTATTTTTCGGCTCAGCCCGGCACTTATGTTAAAGAGGGGAAAAAAATAGAAAGAATGACTTATGAAACATTGACTGCCGAACAGTTGGAAGAATTTTTAAAAGAAAGAAACGCTAAAAAAGTCGATGATAATATACAAAAAAGAATAAAAGAGCATCTTTTATGGCTGGATAGTGCTGCAAATTAAAAGATAAAGGAGAAATTAGTGAACAAGGAACGTTTAACGGCATTTACAGATGCGGTACTTGCTATTATTATGACAATACTTGTATTGGAGCTGGAAAAACCTTCGGAGCCTACTTTAAGAGCTATATGGGAATTAAGAACAAGCTATTTTTCTTATACGCTTTCTTTTTTCTGGCTCGGAACAATGTGGGTAAATCTGCATAATGAATGGCATAAAGTAGAAAAAATTTCCAA belongs to Pseudoleptotrichia goodfellowii and includes:
- a CDS encoding GH36 C-terminal domain-containing protein, producing the protein MVSKDKKEALVGYYRKSVEVNEGFKRVRLTGLNENLDYTVNKKNKGTLNKVGGDELMNVGLFIGEANTEHRDMQGDYYTELYYLKAE